Proteins from one bacterium genomic window:
- a CDS encoding TlpA family protein disulfide reductase has protein sequence MKKILGVLVALALVFTFCGSALAADKMLSAFKLKTGAGGEITQAAFKDKKVMLVFSQMACRQCRFEMEELNAKADELKGKVFIVLVDMNTEAALKQYNELYKLEVILDPDFSIPASFALMTTPATVVLDKTGKVSFEKVGYVRGTVDDLLKNLQ, from the coding sequence ATGAAAAAGATTTTAGGGGTACTCGTAGCGTTGGCTCTGGTCTTCACGTTCTGCGGTTCCGCTCTCGCGGCCGACAAGATGCTCAGCGCATTCAAGCTCAAAACCGGCGCGGGCGGCGAAATCACACAGGCGGCTTTCAAAGACAAGAAGGTCATGCTGGTCTTTTCCCAGATGGCTTGCCGTCAGTGCCGCTTCGAGATGGAAGAGCTCAACGCCAAGGCCGATGAGCTCAAGGGCAAGGTTTTCATCGTCCTCGTCGACATGAATACCGAGGCCGCCCTCAAACAGTACAACGAACTATACAAGCTTGAAGTCATCCTCGATCCCGATTTCTCGATTCCCGCATCCTTCGCACTCATGACCACCCCCGCCACCGTCGTCCTCGACAAGACGGGCAAGGTTAGTTTTGAGAAGGTCGGTTACGTCAGAGGCACGGTCGACGACCTGCTTAAGAATCTCCAATAA